Proteins found in one Prosthecobacter sp. genomic segment:
- a CDS encoding PAS domain-containing protein — MKPRKVSLRTRRTRQTAATATEKHETAGTVKNKPSRVTEEQLRLIDELRESETRFHLMAEMVPVFIYTATPAGETDYVNQRLIHYTCLTAEQLLGHGWVQALHPDDREEAVEGWREAVEAGTSYQCDFRIRAANGTYRWFQNIAQPVTDEHGSIEKWFGSCADIDDLMRVQSDLTAANERLEERVARRTDQLVEANRELEHEFERRQRLENEMLEISEQERHTLGQDLHDGVCQHLSGVAMMAATLGDVCEQKYDSETATKLKEITKLIHSASDQARNVARSLHPVDVDANGLAVALRDLAARYAAPGKTKCRFLCSEPVPIHDNKVAMCLYRIVQDAVINATRHMAARRIIIHLGFREQCIMLSVSDDGSSIPESEDSHPVLGLKLMRHRASSIGATLTIEGRGGGGTVVKCSLPALV, encoded by the coding sequence ATGAAACCCCGCAAGGTCAGCCTCAGAACCCGACGCACGCGGCAAACTGCGGCTACAGCGACGGAGAAGCACGAGACAGCGGGGACTGTGAAGAACAAGCCTTCCCGGGTGACTGAGGAACAACTACGCCTGATCGATGAATTGCGCGAAAGCGAGACCCGCTTTCACCTGATGGCCGAAATGGTGCCGGTCTTTATCTATACCGCCACCCCAGCAGGAGAGACGGACTACGTCAACCAGCGCCTCATCCATTACACGTGCCTCACTGCGGAGCAGTTGCTGGGCCATGGCTGGGTGCAGGCACTCCATCCCGACGACCGCGAGGAAGCGGTGGAAGGCTGGCGGGAAGCCGTCGAGGCAGGAACCTCCTACCAGTGCGATTTTCGCATCCGCGCCGCCAACGGAACCTACCGTTGGTTTCAAAACATTGCCCAGCCAGTGACAGACGAGCATGGGAGCATCGAAAAATGGTTCGGCTCATGCGCAGACATTGATGATCTCATGCGCGTGCAGTCTGATCTGACCGCAGCCAATGAACGCCTGGAAGAACGCGTCGCCCGGCGCACCGACCAGCTCGTGGAAGCCAACCGGGAGCTGGAGCATGAGTTCGAGAGGCGACAGCGACTGGAGAACGAGATGCTGGAGATCAGTGAGCAGGAGCGCCACACCTTGGGCCAGGACTTGCATGATGGCGTCTGCCAGCATCTCTCCGGCGTGGCCATGATGGCCGCCACTCTGGGGGATGTTTGCGAGCAAAAATACGACTCGGAGACAGCGACCAAGCTCAAAGAGATCACAAAACTAATACACAGTGCGTCAGACCAAGCGCGCAACGTTGCCAGAAGTCTCCATCCTGTGGATGTGGATGCGAACGGCCTCGCCGTCGCCCTGCGGGATCTAGCCGCCCGATATGCCGCCCCCGGCAAGACCAAGTGCCGCTTCCTCTGCAGTGAGCCTGTTCCCATTCATGACAACAAAGTCGCCATGTGCCTGTACCGCATCGTCCAGGATGCCGTGATCAACGCTACCAGGCACATGGCTGCCCGGCGCATCATCATCCACCTCGGCTTCCGGGAGCAGTGCATCATGCTTTCCGTTTCCGATGACGGCAGCAGCATCCCTGAAAGCGAAGACAGCCACCCCGTACTCGGCTTGAAGCTGATGCGTCACCGTGCCAGCTCCATTGGTGCCACGCTCACCATTGAAGGCCGGGGCGGTGGTGGGACGGTGGTAAAATGCAGCTTGCCCGCTCTGGTTTGA
- a CDS encoding response regulator transcription factor: MPKVSTGAHGKKELPAADMKRRVLIVDDHPIFRDGITQLINHQPDLHVCGGVCSAAEALSSVEELKPDMLIVDISIQGTNGIELIKSIRAQYPALPALMLSSHDENLYAERALRAGARGYIMKAAPSEKVVEAIRRVLSGALYLSEAIGGRLLDTFLNGRVPNGSASAVEQLSDRELEIFRALGEGRSTREIARTLFLSVKTVETHRAHIKEKLKVQSAPELIRAAVEWVNGEANL, translated from the coding sequence ATGCCGAAAGTCTCTACTGGAGCACATGGAAAGAAGGAACTCCCTGCCGCGGATATGAAACGGCGAGTGCTGATCGTGGACGACCATCCCATCTTCCGCGACGGCATCACCCAGCTCATCAACCACCAGCCGGACCTGCATGTCTGCGGTGGCGTCTGTTCCGCTGCCGAAGCTCTGTCTTCCGTGGAGGAACTCAAACCGGACATGCTTATCGTGGACATTTCCATCCAGGGCACCAACGGCATCGAGTTGATCAAATCCATCCGTGCCCAATACCCTGCGCTGCCGGCCCTCATGCTTTCCTCACATGACGAGAACCTCTATGCCGAGCGGGCGCTGCGTGCTGGAGCCCGGGGGTACATCATGAAGGCCGCTCCATCTGAAAAAGTCGTGGAGGCAATCCGCCGCGTCCTCAGCGGTGCCCTCTATCTCAGCGAAGCCATCGGCGGCCGGCTGCTCGACACTTTTCTCAACGGACGCGTACCCAATGGCAGCGCATCAGCCGTGGAGCAACTCAGTGACCGCGAACTCGAAATCTTCCGCGCCCTCGGGGAAGGCCGCAGCACACGTGAGATTGCCCGGACTCTTTTCCTCAGTGTCAAGACGGTGGAAACCCATCGTGCTCACATCAAGGAAAAGCTCAAGGTCCAAAGCGCCCCCGAATTGATCCGCGCCGCCGTCGAATGGGTCAACGGCGAGGCGAATCTGTAG
- a CDS encoding DUF4142 domain-containing protein, protein MPQVVHPRQTQEPILSTQEKPIPISASTTHKKSTMKTNSITFAILLTFAAGSLATIANAGEKKSSLNSADEKFIKKTGEAGMAEVKLATLGTQKAERADVKEFATMLVTDHTKVNEELAKLAQAKGVELSAVITPAAAATFQSLEKESGKDFDNTFLTQMEKSHKASIAAFEDAGKDAADSEVRSWASNTLPTLKTHLTKVQELQKVK, encoded by the coding sequence GTGCCTCAGGTTGTACATCCGCGCCAGACGCAGGAACCGATTCTCAGCACGCAGGAGAAACCTATCCCTATCTCCGCATCAACCACACACAAAAAAAGCACCATGAAAACAAACTCGATAACCTTCGCCATCCTTCTTACCTTCGCAGCCGGAAGCCTGGCGACAATCGCCAATGCAGGCGAAAAGAAATCCAGCCTCAACTCCGCCGATGAAAAATTCATCAAGAAAACCGGCGAAGCAGGAATGGCAGAAGTGAAACTGGCAACTCTGGGAACACAGAAGGCCGAGCGCGCCGACGTGAAGGAATTCGCGACGATGTTAGTCACCGATCATACCAAGGTGAATGAGGAACTCGCCAAGCTGGCTCAAGCGAAGGGAGTCGAACTGTCCGCAGTCATCACTCCGGCTGCGGCCGCGACGTTCCAGAGCTTGGAAAAGGAAAGCGGCAAGGACTTCGACAACACCTTCCTGACGCAGATGGAAAAGTCACACAAGGCCTCCATCGCCGCTTTCGAAGATGCCGGAAAAGACGCTGCCGACAGCGAGGTGAGGTCATGGGCAAGCAATACCCTGCCCACACTGAAGACACACCTGACCAAGGTCCAAGAACTGCAAAAAGTGAAGTAG
- a CDS encoding sigma-70 family RNA polymerase sigma factor, protein MKTFHTYPVSLSNTALSQDKQPLDEDLMCAIQMHDPVAMDTLFQRYRMLLKSVILRIVPDAAAADDVLQECILEIWNHADHFSAAKGRPLGWIVTLARRRAIDHLRRSQAYNNAKDRLEDETKLRPLTQNAAADCEQADICRVLRQHLSRLPAHQQQVIHLAFLKGMSQREVAQATHTPLGTVKTRLELGLKKLRSSFRTRNVIHSLQYA, encoded by the coding sequence ATGAAAACATTCCACACATACCCTGTCTCACTGTCCAACACTGCTCTCAGCCAGGACAAGCAACCGCTCGATGAAGACCTGATGTGCGCCATCCAGATGCACGACCCAGTGGCTATGGACACCCTGTTCCAGCGCTACCGGATGCTGCTCAAAAGTGTGATCCTTCGCATCGTCCCCGATGCTGCTGCTGCAGACGACGTCTTGCAGGAATGCATCCTGGAAATATGGAACCATGCCGACCATTTTTCCGCAGCGAAAGGCAGACCGTTGGGATGGATCGTCACACTGGCCAGACGCCGGGCGATTGACCATCTGCGGCGGTCCCAGGCCTATAACAATGCCAAAGACCGGCTGGAGGATGAGACCAAGCTGCGCCCGCTCACCCAGAATGCTGCAGCGGACTGCGAACAGGCCGACATTTGCCGAGTCCTGCGTCAGCATCTCAGCCGGCTGCCAGCACATCAGCAGCAGGTCATCCACCTCGCCTTCCTCAAGGGCATGAGCCAACGTGAGGTGGCACAAGCCACGCACACCCCGCTTGGCACGGTGAAAACAAGGCTGGAACTCGGCTTGAAAAAACTCCGGTCGTCATTCCGCACACGGAATGTGATCCACAGCCTGCAATACGCCTGA
- the lipA gene encoding lipoyl synthase has product MTPKIDPALHRDKKPDWIRVTLPRDPKFWSTKGLITDLKLHTVCEEAQCPNRWECWSQGTATFMIAGDRCTRACGFCAVKTAKPFALEADEPQRVAEATKRMGLNHIVITAVARDDVKDGGAEHFARTIEAVREAVPTITIEILVPDFNGKDDALEVVMKARPHIFNHNLETVERLTPLVRSRAMYHRSLHVLKRAKAMAEELGTKCATKSGLMLGLGETETELFQAMDDLREHDVTVLTLGQYLRPSAQHLPVIEYIHPDTFENYKQIALKKGFRHVASAPLVRSSYHASDFKPELDLE; this is encoded by the coding sequence ATGACCCCCAAGATCGACCCCGCCCTGCATCGTGACAAGAAACCGGACTGGATCCGCGTGACTTTGCCGCGTGATCCGAAGTTCTGGAGCACGAAGGGGCTGATCACGGACCTGAAACTGCACACCGTCTGTGAGGAGGCGCAATGCCCGAACCGCTGGGAGTGCTGGAGCCAGGGGACGGCGACCTTCATGATCGCCGGGGATCGTTGCACGCGTGCCTGTGGCTTTTGTGCGGTCAAAACGGCCAAACCGTTCGCGCTGGAGGCGGATGAGCCGCAACGCGTGGCCGAGGCGACGAAACGCATGGGCCTGAATCACATCGTGATCACCGCCGTGGCGCGGGATGATGTGAAGGACGGCGGCGCGGAGCATTTTGCGCGGACGATTGAAGCAGTGCGTGAGGCGGTGCCGACGATCACGATTGAGATCCTGGTGCCCGACTTCAACGGCAAGGACGACGCGCTGGAGGTGGTGATGAAGGCCCGTCCGCACATCTTCAATCACAATCTGGAAACCGTGGAGCGTCTGACGCCGCTGGTGCGCAGCCGGGCGATGTATCATCGCAGCCTGCACGTGCTGAAGCGCGCGAAGGCGATGGCGGAGGAGTTGGGCACGAAATGCGCCACGAAGAGCGGCCTCATGCTTGGCCTGGGCGAGACGGAGACGGAGCTGTTTCAGGCGATGGACGATTTGCGCGAGCATGACGTGACGGTTTTGACACTGGGCCAGTATCTGCGCCCTTCCGCGCAGCATCTGCCGGTGATCGAGTACATCCACCCGGACACGTTTGAGAACTACAAGCAGATCGCGCTGAAGAAGGGCTTCCGCCATGTGGCGAGCGCTCCGCTGGTGCGCAGCTCGTATCACGCGTCGGATTTCAAGCCGGAGCTGGATTTGGAGTGA